The Stratiformator vulcanicus genome has a segment encoding these proteins:
- a CDS encoding PSD1 and planctomycete cytochrome C domain-containing protein: MRCGPLLSMFGIALLVGANVTAAADEKIDFAGQVAPLLEAKCFDCHAGGEREGGLRLDRREDAFNGGDNGRVIRPGAAAKSELISRVSGTSEGDRMPPGDPLSAEQIELLRKWVEQGAEWPEDSSAVEDSVDHWSFQPIERLAPPEVSSETAHSPDDMHPVDAFVRAKLNENGISPSPQADRITLIRRVYLDLLGLPPTPAEVDEFVADPSPNAYEKLIDRVLASPHFGERWGRHWLDKARYADSDGYEKDRPRKNAWRYRDWVIDAVNEDMPIDQFTIEQLAGDLLPEATPLQQLATAFHRQTLTNNEGGVDQEEYRVAAVFDRVETTGAVWLGLTVGCARCHTHKFDPLTQREYYELYSFFDNGDEKTTTVAKSEDAVRQYEIANAKHKQKLAELTAELHQAREEVRGEFQTWQAERLTELTSPQSARYHLFDNVVAAGPAGLEFERLADGSLLASGKRWHEAAYEVATDIPADVTVTGLKLEVMPHESLPGGGPGRGDNGAFMLNMVTGFVTDMDGKQTNKAFTVHKQQASKSRKGLGADKLFTKGNEKGWSLDSGETGHIVLPFREPLELQKDERLHVTMHQYHGAFHLMGRLRLSYMTGDYSASELPERIRTVLSKPLQRRSEQENGDLFDYFASRHPKTDAIAKKIDAFKKKAPESPYLKVRVIGQREKKPRQTHMFRRGDFLQPLDPVNPAGPAALPSLKPRDPATGADRLDLARWLVSPENPLTARVFANHVWLHLFGTGIVRTPNDFGTQGERPTHPELLDWLASELRDNGWSRKGLIRTILLSQTYRRSSAYRPDLEEIDATNLLLARQNRFRVEGEIIRDVSLAAAGLLSRKVGGPSVFPPMPADVAALSYANQFKWSASDGEDRYRRGMYTFFKRTAPHPNLMTFDCPDANTTSVSRLTSNTPLQALQTLNNVVYLEAAQALGEVMQQSSEQQAEAIETGFRRCVGRAPSEFEVRRLKELYQSSLSYYEQNLKSAAELVGEEEGKSEAENKAVADQAAWIAVARVLLNLDEFLVRS; this comes from the coding sequence ATGCGTTGCGGACCCCTTTTGTCAATGTTCGGCATCGCGTTACTGGTCGGCGCGAACGTGACGGCTGCGGCGGACGAAAAAATCGACTTCGCCGGGCAGGTCGCTCCGTTGCTGGAGGCAAAGTGTTTTGATTGCCACGCCGGCGGCGAACGCGAAGGCGGTTTGCGATTAGACCGCCGTGAGGATGCGTTCAATGGTGGCGACAATGGTCGGGTCATCAGGCCCGGTGCAGCGGCAAAAAGTGAATTGATTTCGCGCGTCTCGGGTACGAGTGAAGGGGATCGGATGCCGCCCGGTGATCCGCTGTCGGCTGAACAAATTGAGTTACTCAGAAAATGGGTCGAGCAAGGTGCCGAGTGGCCGGAGGACTCTTCGGCCGTCGAGGACAGCGTCGACCATTGGTCGTTTCAACCGATTGAACGACTCGCGCCGCCCGAGGTCAGCAGCGAAACGGCCCACAGCCCCGATGATATGCATCCTGTCGACGCGTTCGTCCGGGCAAAGTTAAATGAGAATGGAATTTCGCCGTCACCGCAGGCGGATCGGATCACTCTCATTCGCCGCGTTTATCTCGATCTCCTCGGGTTGCCACCGACGCCTGCTGAGGTAGACGAATTTGTCGCGGACCCGTCGCCGAACGCCTACGAAAAATTGATCGACCGTGTGCTCGCCTCGCCCCATTTCGGCGAGCGGTGGGGCCGCCACTGGCTCGATAAAGCCCGCTATGCCGACAGCGACGGTTATGAGAAAGATCGACCGCGCAAGAATGCCTGGCGTTACCGCGACTGGGTGATCGATGCCGTCAACGAGGATATGCCGATCGATCAATTCACGATCGAGCAACTCGCGGGCGACCTGCTTCCGGAAGCGACGCCACTTCAGCAATTGGCGACCGCTTTTCACCGTCAAACTCTGACCAATAATGAGGGGGGCGTCGATCAGGAAGAGTACCGTGTTGCCGCGGTATTCGATCGAGTAGAAACGACCGGTGCGGTGTGGCTCGGACTGACGGTCGGCTGCGCCCGGTGTCACACGCACAAGTTCGATCCCCTCACGCAGCGGGAGTATTACGAACTCTACAGCTTCTTCGACAACGGGGACGAGAAGACCACGACGGTCGCGAAGTCGGAAGACGCGGTGAGGCAGTATGAAATCGCCAACGCGAAGCACAAGCAAAAACTCGCCGAACTGACGGCCGAACTGCATCAAGCTCGTGAGGAAGTCCGCGGCGAATTTCAGACATGGCAGGCCGAGCGATTGACGGAACTAACTTCGCCGCAGTCGGCCCGCTACCACCTGTTCGACAACGTCGTCGCTGCCGGCCCGGCAGGACTCGAGTTCGAGCGTCTGGCAGACGGGTCGCTGCTCGCCTCGGGCAAACGTTGGCACGAGGCGGCCTACGAGGTCGCCACTGATATCCCGGCTGACGTCACCGTAACGGGGCTGAAACTCGAAGTCATGCCGCATGAGAGTCTGCCGGGTGGAGGACCCGGGCGCGGCGATAACGGGGCGTTCATGCTCAATATGGTGACGGGGTTCGTGACCGACATGGATGGCAAACAGACGAATAAGGCGTTCACCGTCCATAAGCAGCAAGCGTCGAAATCGCGGAAGGGGCTGGGCGCCGACAAGCTCTTCACGAAGGGGAATGAAAAGGGTTGGTCGCTCGATTCCGGTGAAACCGGCCATATTGTGCTTCCATTCCGCGAACCGCTTGAGCTGCAAAAAGATGAGCGATTGCATGTGACGATGCACCAGTATCACGGGGCGTTTCACCTCATGGGGCGATTGCGGTTGTCGTACATGACGGGCGACTACAGCGCGAGCGAACTGCCGGAACGGATTCGGACGGTGCTGTCGAAACCGCTTCAGCGTCGAAGCGAACAGGAAAATGGAGATCTGTTTGATTATTTCGCGTCACGGCATCCGAAGACCGACGCGATTGCCAAGAAGATCGATGCCTTCAAGAAGAAAGCTCCGGAGTCGCCTTACCTCAAGGTGCGGGTCATCGGACAGCGGGAGAAAAAACCGCGGCAGACCCACATGTTCCGGCGCGGCGATTTCCTCCAACCGCTCGATCCGGTTAATCCGGCCGGTCCGGCGGCGCTGCCTTCGCTCAAACCCCGCGACCCTGCGACGGGAGCCGACCGACTCGACCTCGCACGGTGGTTGGTTTCGCCGGAGAACCCGCTGACCGCTCGCGTGTTTGCGAACCATGTGTGGTTGCACCTGTTCGGCACCGGCATCGTGCGAACGCCGAACGACTTTGGAACGCAAGGCGAGCGACCGACGCACCCCGAACTGCTCGACTGGCTCGCTTCTGAATTGCGGGACAATGGTTGGAGCCGCAAGGGGTTGATCCGCACCATCCTGCTGTCGCAAACGTATCGGCGATCGTCAGCCTACCGGCCGGACCTTGAAGAAATCGACGCGACCAATCTGCTGCTCGCGCGTCAGAATCGTTTCCGCGTCGAAGGAGAGATCATCCGTGATGTGTCGCTTGCTGCGGCGGGTTTGCTCTCGCGGAAAGTCGGCGGCCCAAGTGTGTTCCCCCCGATGCCGGCCGATGTCGCGGCCCTCAGTTACGCCAATCAATTTAAGTGGAGTGCGAGCGACGGCGAGGATCGATACCGGCGGGGGATGTACACGTTCTTTAAGAGGACCGCGCCGCATCCCAACCTGATGACCTTCGACTGCCCCGATGCGAATACGACGTCGGTCTCACGGCTGACATCAAACACGCCGCTGCAGGCGTTGCAGACACTCAATAACGTTGTTTACTTGGAAGCCGCGCAAGCGCTCGGTGAAGTGATGCAGCAATCGTCCGAGCAACAAGCGGAGGCCATTGAAACCGGCTTCCGTCGGTGCGTGGGCCGAGCGCCGAGCGAGTTTGAAGTGCGTCGACTTAAAGAACTGTACCAGTCTTCGCTGTCATACTACGAGCAGAATTTGAAGTCTGCGGCGGAACTGGTCGGCGAGGAAGAAGGGAAGAGCGAGGCGGAAAATAAAGCGGTGGCCGATCAGGCCGCGTGGATCGCCGTCGCTCGCGTGTTGCTGAATCTCGATGAATTTCTTGTTCGTAGCTGA
- a CDS encoding leucine-rich repeat domain-containing protein has product MIRFWQSFGARSTLLLILVLFAVGCGERVERLTPPEIPRAPLAPPVTSGKTVAELREELGANENAQFTKVGGKIVEAQLFQSGVTDIAPLEGLPLRVLDIGGLPVESIAVVSGMPLVDLTLEETKVADLSPLEGMQLEIFKAQNTPVADISVLKTMPLRQLNLMGTQVADFESLSEMPLETLWLPQTKFADLSKLSGLRLASLDVQDSLVSDLAPLSDMKSLRRLNIAGTKVSDLTPLEGLPLERLIFSPTEIAKGLDTIRSMKSLREIGDSFQTRLPPEQFWMQFDESDNL; this is encoded by the coding sequence ATGATTCGCTTTTGGCAGAGCTTCGGGGCGCGGTCGACGTTGCTATTGATCCTAGTCCTGTTTGCTGTCGGATGCGGGGAGCGTGTTGAACGTTTGACGCCGCCCGAAATTCCGCGTGCACCGCTGGCCCCGCCGGTGACGTCCGGCAAGACGGTGGCGGAGTTGCGGGAGGAGTTGGGTGCGAATGAGAATGCCCAATTCACAAAAGTGGGAGGAAAGATCGTTGAAGCCCAGTTGTTCCAATCCGGCGTCACAGACATCGCACCACTTGAGGGCCTGCCTCTGAGAGTCTTGGACATCGGCGGTCTTCCTGTCGAGTCGATCGCTGTTGTCAGTGGGATGCCTCTGGTCGACCTCACCCTCGAGGAGACCAAGGTCGCTGACCTATCTCCGCTCGAAGGGATGCAACTCGAAATTTTCAAAGCGCAGAACACGCCGGTGGCCGACATTTCGGTTTTGAAGACGATGCCGCTGCGGCAGCTCAATCTGATGGGGACTCAGGTCGCGGACTTTGAAAGTCTCTCGGAGATGCCGCTCGAAACGTTGTGGCTGCCGCAGACGAAATTCGCGGACCTGTCGAAGCTCTCCGGACTTCGTCTGGCCAGTCTTGACGTTCAAGACAGTCTGGTCAGCGATCTTGCTCCGCTGTCGGACATGAAATCGCTCCGCCGGCTCAATATCGCGGGAACGAAAGTAAGCGATTTGACGCCGCTCGAAGGATTGCCGCTGGAGCGGCTGATTTTCAGTCCTACCGAAATCGCCAAGGGACTCGACACGATCCGCAGCATGAAATCGTTGCGGGAAATCGGGGATTCCTTTCAGACGCGGCTGCCGCCGGAGCAATTCTGGATGCAGTTCGATGAGTCCGACAATCTGTAG